A section of the Streptomyces sp. Je 1-369 genome encodes:
- a CDS encoding response regulator transcription factor, producing MVTTLVRNGFLQLGLRAALSTAPVVRDVRHCGDWGEVEETLGSNQVDVLFLHEKDYSPDRGVLVDARRRRPKILLLLTTTEVPEEILAAPSVPDGFLVENELTATAVEDALHGIVAGEVPMPTSVTRALLQRVREPEQQRRRRVGNLTGRENEVLPLLAEGLSNKQIARRLGISSHGVKRIVASLLLKLGAPNRTAAVVTAIQNGLIT from the coding sequence GTGGTGACCACTCTCGTGCGCAACGGTTTCCTGCAGCTCGGGCTGCGGGCCGCGCTGTCGACGGCTCCCGTGGTCAGGGACGTCAGACACTGCGGTGACTGGGGCGAGGTGGAGGAAACCTTAGGCAGTAACCAGGTCGACGTGCTGTTCCTGCATGAGAAGGACTACAGCCCGGATCGAGGCGTGCTCGTGGACGCGCGGCGGCGCCGTCCGAAGATTCTCCTGCTGCTCACCACCACCGAGGTTCCCGAAGAAATACTCGCGGCTCCCTCGGTACCCGATGGATTCCTGGTCGAGAACGAGTTGACCGCCACCGCGGTCGAGGACGCGCTCCACGGGATAGTGGCGGGCGAGGTGCCCATGCCCACCTCCGTCACCCGGGCGCTTCTGCAGCGCGTCCGGGAGCCGGAACAGCAGCGCCGGCGCCGCGTCGGCAACCTCACCGGCCGTGAGAACGAAGTGCTGCCGCTGCTCGCCGAGGGGCTGAGCAACAAACAGATAGCCAGGCGCCTCGGCATCTCGAGCCACGGCGTCAAACGCATCGTCGCCAGCCTGCTCCTCAAGCTCGGAGCGCCCAACCGCACGGCAGCAGTGGTCACCGCCATACAGAACGGCCTGATCACCTGA
- a CDS encoding STAS domain-containing protein translates to MADTPNPGRYGRQSQQTRQSQQFRQTRHGRLSVVRSAVDGVRIVALHGEIDHAVKDEFSQALIPEDGGPPPRTVVDLSDVTFMDSSGINVFIAAHHTVKDAQGWLRIAAPRESVLRVIQLIGLDAVIPCHPTLEQARTA, encoded by the coding sequence GTGGCCGACACCCCGAACCCCGGCCGATACGGCAGGCAGAGCCAGCAGACCAGGCAGAGCCAGCAGTTCAGGCAGACGCGGCACGGCAGGCTTTCCGTCGTGCGCTCCGCGGTCGACGGTGTCCGCATCGTCGCTCTGCACGGCGAGATCGACCACGCCGTCAAGGACGAGTTCAGCCAGGCCCTGATCCCCGAGGACGGCGGGCCGCCGCCGCGGACCGTGGTCGACCTCAGCGACGTCACCTTCATGGACTCCAGCGGCATCAACGTCTTCATCGCCGCGCACCACACCGTCAAGGACGCGCAGGGATGGCTGCGCATCGCCGCTCCCCGCGAGTCCGTGCTGCGCGTCATCCAGCTCATCGGCCTCGACGCCGTGATCCCCTGTCACCCCACTCTCGAACAGGCTAGGACCGCCTGA
- a CDS encoding ABC transporter ATP-binding protein, with the protein MAHLLEGLDPEGYDRRYGDRELARRIAPYFRGKGRAVVFVTVAVIVAATAGSAVPLLLARTVDSALEDDGDGRLAWLVAAILVAGIAAWLLTVLQERAAGTMAGDVVLKLRERAFAAAMRQDMAFHDAHPTGVVVSRVTNDTQAFATLITLMLSLLGQVLMILILLTALFVINVPLALVTAFVAAVIVAVSLAFRRAARSASLRQQQALAEVNGYVQETLRGIAVARNHSHQQSAQTGLDEVNHRWFKASVRLNRLFSGIFPLLISLTGLGTVAVVLVGGHGVDSGSVSAGEWVLFLEALALFWSPLTSIASFWSQLQQGLAAGERVFALVDRESTVRQRDRIPVPRLRGEITLRDIHFGYDDDHPVLDNVSLHIPAGRTVALVGHTGAGKSSVVRLIMRAYEFQKGSIEVDGLDVRTLDLDQYRRCLGVVTQTPFLFSGTVAENIARGRPGAGRDEIEAAARAVAGGDWLEQLSQGLDTPTDEGGRNLSTGQRQIVSLARVFLQDAPVLILDEATASIDPLTEAQIQEGLEALAADRTTIVVAHRLPTVRKADTIVVVDDGRIIEEGDHATLLGRGGAYRRLYDRYFRHQQPDQDPADPADPVEPADPAHPEVLANPADREESVVDGHRV; encoded by the coding sequence ATGGCGCATCTGCTGGAGGGCCTCGACCCGGAGGGCTACGACCGCCGCTACGGCGACCGCGAGCTGGCCCGCCGTATCGCCCCGTACTTCCGCGGCAAGGGCCGCGCGGTGGTCTTCGTGACCGTCGCCGTGATCGTCGCCGCCACGGCGGGCAGCGCCGTGCCCCTGCTGCTGGCCCGCACCGTGGATTCGGCTCTGGAGGACGACGGCGACGGCCGCCTCGCGTGGCTGGTCGCGGCCATCCTCGTCGCCGGTATCGCCGCCTGGCTCCTGACCGTCCTTCAGGAGCGCGCGGCCGGAACCATGGCCGGCGATGTCGTGCTAAAGCTGAGGGAGCGGGCGTTCGCGGCGGCCATGCGCCAGGACATGGCGTTCCACGACGCGCACCCCACCGGTGTGGTCGTCAGCCGCGTCACCAACGACACCCAGGCGTTCGCGACGCTGATCACCCTGATGCTGAGCCTGCTCGGCCAGGTCCTGATGATCCTGATCCTGCTGACCGCCCTCTTCGTCATCAACGTGCCGCTGGCCCTGGTGACGGCCTTCGTGGCGGCGGTCATCGTCGCCGTCAGCCTCGCCTTCCGGCGCGCGGCCCGCAGCGCCTCGCTGCGCCAGCAGCAGGCCCTCGCCGAGGTCAACGGATACGTGCAGGAGACGCTGCGGGGCATCGCCGTGGCGCGCAACCACAGCCACCAGCAGTCCGCGCAGACCGGCCTCGACGAGGTCAACCACCGCTGGTTCAAGGCCAGCGTGCGGCTGAACCGCCTGTTCAGCGGCATCTTCCCGCTGCTGATCTCCCTCACGGGACTCGGTACGGTCGCGGTGGTCCTGGTCGGCGGGCACGGCGTCGACTCGGGCTCCGTGTCGGCGGGCGAATGGGTGCTGTTCCTGGAGGCCCTTGCACTGTTCTGGTCGCCGCTCACGAGCATCGCGTCCTTCTGGAGCCAGCTCCAGCAGGGCCTGGCCGCGGGCGAGCGGGTCTTCGCTCTCGTCGACCGCGAGTCGACGGTGCGGCAGCGCGACCGGATCCCGGTGCCGCGCCTGCGCGGTGAGATCACCCTGCGCGACATCCACTTCGGCTACGACGACGACCATCCCGTACTCGACAACGTGAGCCTCCATATCCCCGCGGGCCGCACCGTCGCACTCGTCGGCCACACCGGCGCCGGCAAGTCGAGCGTCGTACGGCTGATCATGCGCGCGTACGAGTTCCAGAAGGGCAGCATCGAGGTCGACGGCCTCGACGTGCGCACCCTGGACCTCGACCAGTACCGGCGCTGCCTCGGCGTCGTGACGCAGACGCCGTTCCTCTTCTCCGGGACGGTCGCGGAGAACATCGCCCGCGGCCGGCCGGGCGCCGGACGCGACGAGATCGAAGCCGCGGCGCGTGCGGTGGCGGGCGGCGACTGGCTGGAGCAGCTGTCGCAGGGGCTGGACACCCCCACCGACGAAGGCGGCCGGAATCTGTCGACCGGCCAGCGCCAGATCGTCTCGCTCGCCCGCGTCTTCCTCCAGGACGCGCCCGTCCTGATCCTCGACGAGGCCACCGCCAGCATCGACCCGTTGACGGAGGCACAGATCCAGGAGGGCTTGGAGGCGCTCGCCGCGGACCGCACGACGATCGTCGTCGCGCACCGCCTGCCCACGGTCCGCAAGGCGGACACGATCGTCGTCGTCGACGACGGCCGCATCATCGAGGAGGGCGACCACGCCACGCTGCTCGGCCGGGGCGGGGCGTACCGACGCCTGTACGACCGCTACTTCCGGCACCAGCAACCCGACCAAGACCCCGCAGACCCCGCAGACCCCGTGGAACCCGCAGACCCCGCGCACCCCGAGGTCCTCGCGAACCCCGCCGACCGAGAGGAGAGCGTGGTCGATGGCCACCGCGTCTGA
- a CDS encoding class I adenylate-forming enzyme family protein, whose translation MATASESRTDGPARPAPATLHELLGTAARARPHAVAVRGEDAVLTYGELHDKVRATARRFTALGVTEHGTAGLLLENTPDSVVALLAAARLGLRVVPLEPGTPRSQLVAACEKLGPLSVVGHAARLAALDGANDPDPLDCALVPVEDPGGDAPSGDAESDDVTAPDAPFLHQYTSGSTGEPKVAVHTQRNLVNGGDIYARSYGITEDDRILAAVPLLHSFGLVAGLVTALRAGAELVLLGRFTPARLLRALDEHACTVLVAAPMAYELTTRAAGATSSVPRALRLCLSSGAALPAAVAQRAKERLGLDIQQVYGCTEAGVIAARRPEDGAGADLGVGRPMPGVRVRVVDERGDEVPHGEEGALLVRTPAMFTHYLGHADATRRAFADGWYLTGDVARLGPEGHLHLVGRKDSFINVGGKKVNPLEVEQVLLAHPSVVEAVVRGETTDDGGERVRASVVARPPLSSTELTSHCRARLLPHQVPAEVDFVASLPKSPMGKVRRAAVRAAPAVRRS comes from the coding sequence ATGGCCACCGCGTCTGAGAGCAGGACCGACGGGCCCGCCCGGCCCGCCCCGGCAACCCTCCACGAGCTGCTCGGCACCGCCGCCCGAGCCCGCCCCCACGCCGTCGCCGTACGCGGCGAGGACGCCGTCCTGACCTACGGCGAGCTGCACGACAAGGTGCGGGCCACCGCGCGCCGCTTCACCGCTCTGGGCGTCACCGAACACGGCACGGCGGGGCTGCTCCTGGAGAACACCCCGGACTCGGTCGTCGCGCTCCTCGCGGCGGCCCGTCTCGGGCTGCGCGTCGTCCCCCTGGAACCCGGCACCCCGCGCTCCCAACTCGTGGCGGCGTGCGAGAAGTTGGGCCCACTGTCCGTCGTAGGGCATGCCGCGCGGCTCGCCGCACTGGACGGCGCGAACGACCCGGACCCGCTCGACTGCGCGCTCGTCCCCGTGGAGGACCCGGGAGGCGACGCACCCTCCGGGGATGCCGAGAGCGACGACGTCACCGCGCCCGACGCCCCCTTCCTCCACCAGTACACGTCCGGCTCGACCGGAGAGCCCAAGGTCGCCGTCCACACGCAGCGCAACCTCGTCAACGGCGGCGACATCTACGCCCGTTCCTACGGGATCACCGAGGACGACCGCATCCTGGCCGCCGTCCCCCTGCTGCACTCCTTCGGCCTGGTGGCCGGACTGGTCACCGCTCTGCGCGCCGGGGCGGAACTCGTCCTGCTCGGCCGCTTCACCCCCGCGCGGCTCCTGCGCGCCCTGGACGAGCACGCCTGCACGGTCCTGGTCGCCGCTCCCATGGCCTACGAGCTGACGACGCGCGCGGCCGGCGCGACCTCGTCCGTGCCGCGCGCCCTCCGCCTGTGCCTGTCCTCGGGGGCCGCCCTGCCTGCTGCCGTGGCGCAGCGGGCCAAGGAGCGGCTCGGTCTGGACATCCAGCAGGTCTACGGCTGCACGGAGGCGGGGGTCATCGCCGCGCGACGCCCGGAGGACGGCGCCGGGGCCGACCTCGGCGTGGGCCGTCCCATGCCCGGCGTGCGGGTCCGTGTCGTCGACGAGCGGGGGGACGAGGTGCCGCACGGCGAGGAGGGGGCGCTGCTGGTACGGACACCCGCGATGTTCACGCACTACCTCGGGCACGCCGACGCCACCCGGCGGGCCTTCGCCGACGGCTGGTACCTGACCGGTGACGTGGCCCGCCTCGGCCCCGAGGGCCATCTGCACCTGGTGGGGCGCAAGGACTCCTTCATCAACGTGGGCGGCAAGAAGGTGAACCCCCTCGAAGTGGAGCAGGTCCTGCTGGCCCACCCCTCGGTCGTCGAGGCCGTGGTCCGGGGCGAGACGACCGACGACGGCGGCGAGCGCGTACGGGCCTCCGTGGTGGCGCGGCCCCCGCTGTCCTCGACGGAGCTGACGTCGCACTGCCGCGCCCGGCTCCTGCCCCATCAGGTCCCCGCCGAGGTCGACTTCGTCGCCTCACTGCCGAAGAGTCCGATGGGCAAGGTCCGGCGCGCCGCGGTGCGCGCCGCCCCTGCCGTCAGGCGGTCCTAG
- a CDS encoding molybdopterin-dependent oxidoreductase encodes MTFSVRINEQAYDAEPRPGQCLRTYLREHGWFGVKKGCDAGDCGACTVHVDGEPVHSCLYPAVRARGRSVTTVEGLASEDGELHPVQQDFLDAQGFQCGFCTAGFLMTTVAIEGALDDLPHLLKGNICRCTGYRAIEDAVRGVRHTETPRAGQAVGASTGAPAGHDIVTGTARYTFDVEVPGLLHMKLLRSPHPHARVVAVDSSAALRVPGVHAVLTHEDAPATLYSSARHEDPTDDPADTRVLDDVVRYVGQRVAAVVADSEQAAEEACRHIDVTYEQLPYVTDPEEAMRTGAPVIHAGKGPEARIARIENNVAGEVHAETGSVDDGFAEAAVVHEGTYRTQRVQHASLETHGCLASFEGEGGEERGTERLTVRSSTQTPFLTRRALCALYGLPEDAVRVVTGRVGGGFGGKQEMLTEDVVVLAALRLRRPVKLEYTRAEQFHGATTRHPFTIRVKVGARADGSLTALQMRVVSDTGAYGNHGPAVLLHSVTEPFALYRAPHKKVDAYAVYTNSVPSGSFRGYGLGQVTFAVESAMDETARRLGMDPLDFRERNLIGPDDRLTGPTGEDEDLHIGSYGLDQCLAVVRDAVADDPSVDDVPEGWLTGQGAAVSMIATGLPGGHHADARVRLLADGTYDVAVGTAELGNGTTTVHGQIAVTALGTTVDRIGVRQSDTDLVPHDTGVFGSAGTVVAGKAVLLAAEALAGRIEVLAARHTGAARHRCALGADAVDCAGRGVPLTALYEAARAEGAQGELAGEGHWDGSPRSVAFNVQWFRIAVDPDTGELRILRSVHAADAGRVLNPLQCRGQVEGAVAQALGATLFEAVRLDGRGEVTTAALRRYRLPHFADVPRTEVHFAATTDAIGPLGAKSMSESPFNPVAPAFANALRDATGIRFTETPITRDRVWLAMDRQGAVDYAADRSEDGHR; translated from the coding sequence ATGACCTTCTCGGTTCGGATCAACGAGCAGGCGTACGACGCCGAGCCGCGGCCCGGCCAGTGTCTGCGTACCTATCTGCGCGAACACGGCTGGTTCGGAGTGAAGAAGGGGTGCGACGCGGGCGACTGCGGCGCCTGCACGGTCCATGTGGACGGCGAGCCCGTGCACAGCTGCCTCTATCCCGCGGTGCGGGCTCGGGGGCGGTCCGTCACCACGGTGGAGGGCCTGGCCTCCGAGGACGGTGAACTCCACCCCGTACAGCAGGACTTCCTCGATGCTCAAGGTTTTCAGTGCGGGTTCTGCACCGCCGGGTTCCTCATGACCACCGTCGCCATCGAGGGCGCGCTGGACGACCTGCCGCACCTCCTCAAAGGCAACATCTGTCGCTGCACCGGATACCGCGCCATCGAGGACGCCGTCCGCGGTGTGCGGCACACCGAGACCCCTCGGGCCGGGCAGGCCGTCGGCGCGAGCACCGGCGCCCCCGCCGGCCACGACATCGTCACCGGCACCGCCCGGTACACCTTCGACGTCGAGGTGCCCGGGCTGCTCCACATGAAGCTGCTCCGCTCCCCGCACCCGCACGCCCGCGTCGTCGCCGTCGACAGCTCAGCGGCGCTCCGCGTCCCCGGCGTGCACGCCGTGCTCACCCACGAGGACGCCCCCGCGACGCTGTACTCCAGCGCCCGCCACGAGGACCCCACCGACGACCCGGCCGACACCCGCGTCCTGGACGACGTCGTCCGGTACGTCGGCCAGCGCGTCGCCGCCGTCGTCGCCGACAGCGAGCAGGCGGCGGAGGAAGCCTGCCGGCACATCGACGTGACGTACGAGCAACTGCCCTACGTCACCGACCCGGAGGAGGCGATGCGCACGGGCGCTCCCGTCATCCACGCCGGGAAGGGGCCGGAGGCACGGATCGCCCGCATCGAGAACAACGTGGCCGGCGAGGTGCACGCGGAGACGGGCAGCGTCGACGACGGGTTCGCCGAGGCCGCGGTCGTCCACGAGGGCACCTACCGCACCCAGCGCGTCCAGCACGCGAGCCTGGAGACGCACGGCTGCCTCGCCTCCTTCGAAGGGGAGGGCGGGGAGGAGCGCGGGACGGAGCGCCTCACCGTTCGTTCCAGCACTCAGACCCCCTTCCTGACCCGCCGCGCCCTGTGCGCCCTGTACGGCCTTCCGGAGGACGCCGTCCGCGTCGTCACGGGGCGGGTCGGCGGCGGCTTCGGCGGCAAGCAGGAGATGCTGACCGAGGACGTCGTCGTCCTCGCCGCGCTCAGGCTGCGCCGCCCCGTCAAGCTCGAGTACACCCGCGCCGAGCAGTTCCACGGCGCCACCACCCGGCACCCGTTCACGATCCGCGTCAAGGTCGGCGCCCGCGCCGACGGCAGCCTCACCGCCCTCCAGATGCGCGTGGTCTCCGACACCGGCGCGTACGGCAACCACGGGCCCGCCGTGCTGCTCCACAGCGTCACGGAACCGTTCGCCCTCTACCGGGCGCCGCACAAGAAGGTCGACGCCTACGCCGTCTACACCAACAGTGTTCCCTCGGGCTCCTTCCGCGGGTACGGCCTGGGGCAGGTCACCTTCGCCGTCGAGTCCGCCATGGACGAGACGGCACGCCGCCTCGGCATGGACCCGCTCGACTTCCGCGAGCGGAACCTCATCGGCCCCGACGACCGGCTGACCGGGCCGACCGGCGAGGACGAGGACCTGCACATCGGCTCGTACGGTCTCGACCAGTGTCTGGCGGTCGTCCGTGATGCCGTCGCGGACGACCCGAGCGTCGACGATGTGCCGGAGGGATGGCTGACCGGCCAGGGCGCGGCGGTCTCGATGATCGCCACCGGGCTGCCCGGCGGGCACCACGCCGACGCGCGCGTCCGCCTCCTCGCCGACGGGACGTACGACGTGGCCGTCGGCACGGCGGAACTCGGCAACGGCACCACCACCGTCCACGGACAGATCGCCGTCACGGCCCTCGGTACGACCGTGGACCGCATCGGCGTACGCCAGTCGGACACCGACCTCGTTCCTCACGACACCGGCGTCTTCGGTTCGGCCGGTACGGTCGTCGCCGGCAAGGCGGTCCTGCTCGCCGCGGAGGCCCTGGCCGGGCGCATCGAGGTTCTCGCGGCACGGCACACGGGGGCGGCCCGCCACCGCTGCGCGCTCGGTGCGGACGCGGTCGACTGCGCGGGGCGCGGCGTCCCGCTGACAGCGCTGTACGAGGCGGCCCGTGCTGAGGGAGCCCAGGGGGAGCTGGCGGGGGAGGGGCACTGGGACGGCAGCCCCCGCTCCGTCGCCTTCAACGTTCAGTGGTTCCGGATCGCCGTCGACCCGGACACCGGCGAGCTGCGCATCCTGCGCAGCGTGCACGCCGCGGACGCGGGCCGGGTCCTGAACCCCCTGCAGTGCCGCGGACAGGTCGAGGGCGCGGTCGCCCAGGCGCTGGGCGCCACGCTCTTCGAGGCCGTACGGCTCGACGGGCGCGGCGAGGTCACCACGGCCGCCCTCCGCCGCTACCGCCTCCCGCACTTCGCCGACGTGCCGCGCACCGAGGTCCACTTCGCGGCGACGACCGACGCGATCGGCCCGCTCGGAGCCAAGTCGATGAGCGAGAGCCCCTTCAACCCGGTGGCCCCCGCCTTCGCCAACGCCCTGCGCGACGCCACCGGCATCCGGTTCACCGAGACACCGATCACCCGGGACCGCGTCTGGCTGGCCATGGACCGGCAGGGGGCGGTGGACTACGCGGCGGACCGGTCGGAGGACGGCCACAGGTAG
- a CDS encoding ABC transporter ATP-binding protein, with translation MTAETMAGATAAEDTDDTGDRRSVPRWLLAQMRPFRPYIALFLLGSLAWQALTAAIPLVTGLAFDAVLDQDDGSPDFGSFHAIVGGLLALVVVRALGGIMSTYSLESFASGLERNARAQVFASLLRKSQGYFNRRRVGDLSARATGDAESLNLMVSPGFDLAVDLALNILMPIVFIALVDPRLLVSPVVFVLLFAVALAEHGRRLEPVSDAARERFGDMTAQASESIAGIEVVGSTGGADQERARFTDLAREYRDASVRQIRTQALALSPLLLALATVGALVHSVILLRDGSLSIGELVAVLGLMGTLRAPTQLASFSLGLIYLGMAGAQRIKEVVDDPEGEDERGGSHTAPVVGEVAMENVTFGYEPGKPVLRDVSFRVTPGTTVAIVGATGSGKTTLLHLLNRTYTPDDGRVLIDGVATTDWDIGALRSRTSVIEQDVMLFSRTIAENLSLGSDNGTDRSRIEAAARIAQAHDFIMATENGYDTVVGERGATLSGGQRQRVAIARALIADPRILAVDDATSAVDSATEYEVQRAMRQASDGRTTFLVTPRLSRIRAADHILVLDAGRIVDQGSHEQLLRDCSLYRRIFAPYLSTPAPGGPDAAGAKEESH, from the coding sequence ATGACCGCCGAGACCATGGCGGGCGCCACGGCAGCCGAAGACACCGACGACACGGGCGACCGGCGGAGCGTCCCGCGCTGGCTGCTCGCACAGATGCGGCCCTTCAGGCCCTACATCGCCCTGTTCCTCCTTGGCAGCCTCGCCTGGCAGGCGCTGACCGCGGCGATCCCACTGGTCACCGGTCTGGCCTTCGACGCCGTTCTCGATCAGGACGACGGATCGCCCGACTTCGGTTCGTTCCACGCCATCGTCGGCGGACTGCTCGCACTCGTCGTCGTCCGGGCGCTGGGCGGCATCATGTCCACGTACAGCCTGGAGTCCTTCGCCAGCGGGCTCGAACGCAACGCCCGCGCCCAGGTCTTCGCCAGTCTGTTGCGCAAGAGCCAGGGCTACTTCAACCGGCGGCGGGTCGGTGACCTGTCCGCACGGGCCACCGGCGACGCGGAGTCGCTGAACCTGATGGTGTCGCCGGGCTTCGACCTGGCCGTCGACCTCGCGCTGAACATCCTGATGCCGATCGTGTTCATCGCCCTGGTCGACCCGAGGCTGCTGGTCTCCCCCGTCGTCTTCGTCCTGCTGTTCGCCGTGGCGCTGGCCGAACACGGGCGGCGCCTGGAGCCCGTGTCCGACGCGGCACGTGAGCGGTTCGGCGACATGACGGCCCAGGCGTCGGAGAGCATCGCCGGGATCGAGGTGGTGGGGTCGACCGGTGGCGCCGACCAGGAACGCGCCCGGTTCACCGACCTCGCCCGGGAGTACCGGGATGCCTCCGTACGCCAGATCCGCACCCAGGCGCTGGCCCTGTCCCCGCTGCTGCTGGCCCTCGCCACCGTCGGCGCCCTGGTGCACTCCGTGATCCTGCTGCGCGACGGTTCCCTGAGCATCGGTGAACTCGTCGCCGTCCTGGGGCTGATGGGCACCCTGCGCGCCCCCACCCAGCTGGCGTCCTTCAGCCTCGGGCTCATCTACCTCGGCATGGCGGGAGCGCAGCGCATCAAGGAGGTCGTCGACGACCCCGAGGGCGAGGACGAGCGGGGCGGCAGTCACACCGCGCCCGTCGTCGGCGAAGTCGCCATGGAGAACGTCACGTTCGGCTACGAACCCGGCAAGCCGGTGCTGCGCGACGTGTCGTTCCGGGTGACCCCGGGCACCACCGTCGCCATCGTCGGCGCCACGGGCAGCGGCAAGACCACCCTGCTGCACCTGCTGAACCGCACCTACACACCGGACGACGGGCGCGTCCTGATCGACGGTGTCGCCACCACGGACTGGGACATCGGGGCGCTGCGCTCGCGCACCTCCGTCATCGAGCAGGACGTGATGCTCTTCTCCCGCACCATCGCGGAGAACCTCAGCCTCGGTTCGGACAACGGCACCGACCGCTCCCGCATCGAGGCCGCGGCCCGCATCGCGCAGGCCCACGACTTCATCATGGCGACCGAGAACGGCTACGACACCGTCGTCGGCGAACGCGGCGCCACCCTCTCCGGCGGGCAGCGCCAACGGGTCGCCATCGCCCGCGCGTTGATCGCCGACCCGCGCATCCTCGCCGTGGACGACGCGACCAGTGCCGTCGACAGCGCCACCGAGTACGAGGTGCAGCGCGCCATGCGGCAGGCGTCGGACGGCCGCACCACGTTCCTCGTCACGCCCAGGCTGTCCCGCATCCGGGCGGCCGACCACATCCTCGTCCTGGACGCCGGCCGGATCGTCGACCAGGGCAGCCACGAACAGCTCCTGCGGGACTGTTCTCTCTACCGCAGGATCTTCGCGCCCTATCTGAGCACGCCGGCACCCGGCGGCCCCGATGCCGCGGGCGCCAAGGAGGAGAGCCACTGA
- a CDS encoding MSMEG_6728 family protein, producing MQTFLPYPEFTRSAAALDQARLGKQRVEALQVLRGLTVPGYGWRHHPAVRMWTGYEEALVRYGLDVCAVWVAEGRTDTCATTLVTDFTQHRPGTPVRAQEELADEGELPPWLGDPAFHRSHQSALVRKAPEVYAPLFPGVPDDLPYLWPSSDRSAA from the coding sequence GTGCAGACCTTCCTCCCGTACCCCGAATTCACCCGGTCCGCCGCGGCCCTCGACCAGGCCCGCCTGGGCAAACAGCGCGTCGAGGCCCTCCAAGTGCTGCGCGGCCTGACCGTGCCCGGCTACGGCTGGCGGCACCACCCCGCGGTCCGCATGTGGACCGGCTACGAAGAGGCCCTCGTCCGCTACGGCCTCGACGTGTGCGCGGTGTGGGTGGCGGAGGGCCGCACCGACACCTGCGCCACCACCCTGGTCACCGACTTCACCCAGCACCGTCCGGGCACCCCCGTACGTGCCCAGGAAGAGCTCGCCGACGAGGGCGAGCTGCCGCCCTGGCTCGGCGACCCGGCGTTCCACCGCAGCCACCAGTCGGCGCTGGTGCGCAAGGCGCCGGAGGTCTACGCCCCGCTCTTCCCCGGCGTCCCCGACGACCTGCCCTACCTGTGGCCGTCCTCCGACCGGTCCGCCGCGTAG
- a CDS encoding aldo/keto reductase, with the protein MTAQTDVTSGRPLYGCMGLGGTWDDAPYTAADIGHAEAAVEAALDIGITAFDHADIYRRGKSEAVFGELLARAPGLRERIVLQTKCGIRQADGHHPGMYDLRSQHVVRCVEESLTRLRTDVIDVLLLHRPDPLADPQDTAKALTSLHGQGLVRRFGVSNMSAAQIQQLQAYLDVPLVADQLEMSLGSRDWVEAGVLVNTAAAAENGFPHGTVEYCRARGMQVQAWGALAQGRYTGPSNAAGPLDAPAAELVAELAERKGTTPETILLWWLQRHPAHIAPVIGTSRPERILACRDAVVREPELTHEDWYGLWVAARGAPLP; encoded by the coding sequence ATGACTGCGCAGACCGACGTGACCTCAGGACGGCCGCTGTACGGGTGCATGGGGCTCGGCGGCACCTGGGACGACGCCCCGTACACCGCTGCGGACATCGGCCACGCCGAAGCCGCCGTGGAGGCGGCGCTGGACATCGGCATCACGGCGTTCGACCACGCCGACATCTACCGGCGCGGCAAGTCGGAGGCCGTCTTCGGCGAACTCCTCGCCCGAGCGCCCGGGCTGCGGGAGCGGATCGTCCTGCAGACCAAGTGCGGCATCCGACAGGCCGACGGGCACCACCCCGGCATGTACGACCTGCGGTCCCAGCACGTCGTCCGGTGCGTCGAGGAGAGCCTCACCCGTCTGCGCACCGACGTGATCGACGTACTGCTGCTGCACCGTCCCGATCCGCTGGCCGACCCGCAGGACACCGCGAAGGCGCTCACCTCGCTGCACGGGCAGGGGCTCGTGCGCCGCTTCGGCGTGTCCAACATGAGCGCCGCGCAGATCCAGCAGCTCCAGGCGTATCTCGACGTCCCGCTGGTCGCCGACCAGTTGGAGATGAGCCTCGGCAGCCGGGACTGGGTCGAGGCGGGCGTCCTCGTGAACACCGCGGCAGCGGCGGAGAACGGCTTCCCGCACGGGACCGTCGAGTACTGCCGGGCCCGCGGCATGCAGGTGCAGGCGTGGGGTGCCCTCGCCCAGGGCCGCTACACCGGCCCCTCGAACGCGGCCGGCCCCCTGGACGCACCGGCCGCCGAGCTCGTCGCCGAACTCGCCGAGCGCAAGGGGACGACGCCGGAGACGATCCTGCTGTGGTGGCTACAGCGCCACCCGGCACACATCGCCCCGGTCATCGGCACGAGCCGTCCCGAGCGCATCCTCGCCTGCCGTGACGCCGTCGTCCGGGAACCCGAACTCACCCACGAGGATTGGTACGGCCTGTGGGTCGCCGCCCGCGGCGCCCCCCTGCCCTGA